In one window of Musa acuminata AAA Group cultivar baxijiao chromosome BXJ3-2, Cavendish_Baxijiao_AAA, whole genome shotgun sequence DNA:
- the LOC135631323 gene encoding clathrin coat assembly protein AP180-like: MPSVLRQAIGAIKDQTSIGIAKFSKRSANLEVAVLKVTSHDEVPIEERHLTEVLLLSASCPSSAATCVRILSRRISRTSNWVVALKTLVLVFRLLRSGRSQFIHEALAAPQGSRRRRRLLDLSSFRDHSATSSPWDYTAFVRTFAVYLDARLHSALLGMLSNLRSRRPLAAANLFANMKTPLILEHIEHWQRLLDRAIGTRPTGPAKANRLIQIALYVVVCETFSLYHDISHGLSRLLDNFFHLQPESRLKTFQACMKARKQFEELESFHDFCRKIGVGRMSEYPRVQQISATLLGALEEFLKNRPSSLATSPNAKPKSFPSLHPTAMEREQKDTTTARRPPTISERESVASRHKDWQLQPISSSVNINIGGNYVAKSLVLVDDHQHTDTDSEGWEILLVRSLNDMSNEAGVIDPPAQSFLNRRVADRAEDLQNPFLSDHDNRSRVMIPPPTFCARKPNAEQAYQEMDPFNEAATGAYSFRSDGLMRQQRVLREQHMWMQQQSKIMAKRLAR, encoded by the coding sequence ATGCCGAGCGTCCTCCGGCAGGCCATCGGCGCCATCAAGGACCAGACCAGCATCGGCATCGCCAAGTTCTCCAAGCGCTCCGCCAACCTCGAGGTTGCGGTCCTCAAAGTCACCTCCCACGACGAGGTCCCCATCGAGGAGCGTCACCTGACGGAGGTCCTCCTCCTGTCGGCGTCCTGCCCTTCCTCTGCCGCGACTTGTGTCCGTATCCTGTCCCGCCGCATCTCGCGCACCAGCAACTGGGTGGTCGCCCTCAAGACCCTCGTTTTGGTCTTCCGCTTGCTACGCAGCGGGCGATCCCAGTTCATCCACGAGGCTCTCGCGGCTCCCCAGGGctcccgtcgccgccgccgcctcctcgacCTCTCCAGCTTCCGCGACCACTCCGCCACCTCCAGTCCCTGGGACTACACTGCCTTCGTTCGCACCTTCGCAGTCTACCTCGACGCCCGCCTCCATTCGGCTCTCCTCGGCATGCTCAGCAACCTTCGCAGCCGCCGTCCCTTGGCCGCTGCCAACCTCTTCGCTAACATGAAGACGCCCCTCATCCTGGAACACATCGAGCACTGGCAGAGGCTCCTCGACCGTGCGATCGGCACCCGACCCACCGGCCCCGCCAAGGCCAACCGCCTGATCCAGATCGCGCTCTACGTTGTCGTCTGCGAGACCTTCAGCCTCTACCACGACATCTCCCACGGGTTGTCGCGGTTGCTCGATAACTTCTTCCACTTGCAACCTGAGTCACGTCTCAAGACATTCCAGGCATGCATGAAGGCACGTAAACAATTTGAAGAGCTCGAATCCTTCCACGATTTCTGCAGAAAGATCGGCGTCGGGAGGATGTCGGAGTACCCGAGGGTCCAGCAAATCTCAGCAACCCTCCTCGGAGCGTTAGAAGAGTTCCTCAAGAACCGACCGAGTTCACTCGCCACCTCGCCCAACGCCAAGCCCAAGTCATTTCCTTCTCTGCACCCGACCGCTATGGAGCGGGAACAGAAGGATACGACGACAGCTCGCAGGCCACCGACGATAAGCGAGAGGGAATCGGTAGCGTCACGCCACAAGGACTGGCAGCTTCAACCCATCTCAAGCAGCGTCAACATCAACATCGGAGGGAATTATGTGGCTAAGAGTCTAGTCCTGGTGGATGATCATCAGCACACTGATACGGATTCTGAAGGATGGGAGATCTTGCTCGTCAGGAGCTTGAACGACATGTCAAATGAAGCTGGTGTTATCGATCCTCCTGCACAGAGCTTTCTCAACCGGAGAGTTGCAGATCGAGCTGAGGACCTTCAGAACCCATTTCTCAGTGATCATGACAACAGAAGCCGTGTGATGATACCACCACCCACGTTTTGCGCAAGGAAACCAAATGCAGAACAAGCATACCAGGAAATGGATCCTTTTAATGAGGCAGCAACGGGGGCTTATTCGTTTAGATCCGATGGTTTGATGAGGCAGCAACGGGTGCTTCGTGAGCAACACATGTGGATGCAACAGCAGAGCAAGATCATGGCGAAGAGATTAGCACGTTAA
- the LOC135630730 gene encoding germin-like protein 8-14, whose translation MADGRTTPPCVFLSLLLLLLSAANGLVQDFCVGELSSSDTPAGYPCKEASAVTCDDFVFTGLGVPGDTSNLIKAAVTPAFVSQFPGINGLGISAARLDIAPDGVVPLHTHPGGSELLFVIEGTICAGFISSANDVYFTTLNKGDTMVFPQGQLHFQINAGDVTAVAFVSFSSPNPGLQITAFALFANSLPSPLVEKVTFLDDEQVKKLKQVLGGSG comes from the coding sequence ATGGCCGACGGTAGAACAACTCCGCCGTGCGtcttcctctccctcctcctcctcctcctctcggctGCCAATGGCCTTGTGCAGGACTTCTGCGTGGGCGAACTCTCCTCCTCTGATACCCCTGCAGGTTACCCTTGCAAGGAAGCCTCCGCAGTCACCTGCGACGACTTCGTCTTCACGGGTCTCGGTGTGCCCGGCGATACTTCCAACCTCATCAAGGCCGCCGTGACGCCAGCCTTCGTCAGCCAGTTCCCGGGCATCAACGGACTCGGCATTTCTGCCGCCCGCCTCGACATCGCCCCCGACGGCGTCGTCCCCCTTCACACCCACCCCGGTGGCTCCGAGCTGCTTTTCGTCATCGAAGGCACCATCTGCGCTGGCTTCATCTCCTCCGCCAACGATGTCTACTTCACGACGCTCAACAAGGGAGACACCATGGTCTTCCCGCAAGGCCAGCTTCACTTCCAGATCAATGCCGGGGACGTCACCGCCGTCGCATTCGTGAGCTTCAGTAGCCCCAACCCTGGGCTTCAGATCACCGCATTTGCGCTCTTTGCCAACAGCTTGCCCTCTCCGCTGGTGGAGAAGGTCACTTTCCTCGACGACGAGCAGGTGAAGAAGCTCAAGCAAGTTCTCGGAGGATCCGGCTAA